The following coding sequences lie in one Homalodisca vitripennis isolate AUS2020 chromosome X, UT_GWSS_2.1, whole genome shotgun sequence genomic window:
- the LOC124369380 gene encoding ras-like protein family member 10B, with protein MSHAPRVLLTGQSGVVGSPRSRKNLNYTGTYRYINPGVTTLVTIVRDVSCSPCSPVSLSLNSPDAPELVKVVLLGAPGVGKTSIIQQFVWNNFVQEYLPTGSRHTYYPTVIINGRVYELKITDLPALPYFPVNSVYELTDLQDYGLRDASAYMMVLDLSNLETFQYLENVREQIAESRDIDAVPLLVVGNKIDLFDNEDDECLAQRRALMDRIKAVWGCGYAECSARYSSLVCQVFRQMMLAVDQREMSSATHACPSLLANFNDALGGSKCSIL; from the exons ATGTCTCATGCTCCCCGTGTTCTCCT AACTGGTCAAAGTGGTGTTGTTGGGAGCCCCAGGAGTAGGAAAAACCTCAATTATACAGGTACTTACAGATACATAAATCCAGGAGTCACCACACTTGTGACTATTGTGCGAGATGTCTCGTGCTCCCCGTGTTCTCCTGTGTCTCTGTCCCTGAATAGTCCTGACGCACCAGAACTGGTCAAAGTGGTGTTGTTGGGAGCCCCAGGAGTAGGAAAAACCTCAATTATACAG CAGTTCGTTTGGAACAACTTCGTGCAAGAGTACCTTCCCACCGGATCACGGCACACCTACTACCCGACGGTTATCATCAACGGGCGTGTGTACGAACTGAAGATCACGGACTTGCCAGCCCTACCCTACTTCCCGGTGAACTCCGTCTACGAGCTGACGGACCTGCAGGACTACGGGTTGAGGGACGCCAGTGCCTACATGATGGTGCTGGACCTGTCCAACCTGGAGACCTTCCAGTACCTGGAGAACGTCCGGGAGCAGATCGCCGAGAGTCGCGATATCGATGCAGTGCCTCTGTTAGTGGTCGGCAACAAGATAGACCTGTTCGATAACGAAGATGACGAGTGCCTTGCGCAGCGGCGTGCGCTGATGGACCGAATCAAAGCCGTGTGGGGCTGTGGGTACGCGGAGTGCAGTGCCCGCTACAGCTCCTTGGTCTGCCAAGTCTTTCGGCAGATGATGCTAGCTGTGGACCAGCGGGAGATGTCCTCGGCCACCCACGCTTGTCCCTCACTCCTCGCCAACTTCAATGACGCCCTCGGTGGTTCCAAGTGCTCCATATTATGA